A window of Corvus hawaiiensis isolate bCorHaw1 chromosome 17, bCorHaw1.pri.cur, whole genome shotgun sequence contains these coding sequences:
- the LOC125334879 gene encoding regulator of G-protein signaling 9-binding protein-like codes for MAPGRRDACRGRGAVGTCATAQAAFCKATAGHRQLVLQLGGSSDSPRLREERRRRSAEACELSTGLRQVLLAGLRRAPASPLERQELERLWVLFLSALELFLQDLYRAQHLCQLFSTQGGGVAPLRTGLGGWVLPSWRGGGPTQSPTAQCLEEEIEQVRTTLAEMESGANVPPWTVEATETTQPAGTDGTIARAAWGGCCGVL; via the exons ATGGCACCAGGCAGAAGGGATGCGTGCCGTGGGCGGGGGGCAGTGGGAACGTGTgccacagcccaggctgccttCTGCAAGGCCACGGCCGGACACcggcagctggtgctgcagcttgGGGGGAGCAGCGACAGCCCTCGGCTGCGCGAGGAGCGACGCAGGAGGAGCGCAGAGGCCTGTGAGCTCAGCACGG GGCTGCGGCAGGTGCTGCtggcggggctgcggcgggcCCCAGCGAGCCCTCTGGAGCGGCAGGAGCTGGAACGGCTGTGGGTGCTCTTCCTCTCTGCCctggagctcttcctgcaggaCCTGTACAGAGCCCAGCACCTCTGCCAGCTCTTCTCCACGCAAGGGGGTGGTGTTGCGCCACTGCGCACTGGGCTGGGGGGCTGGGTGCTGCCCAGCTGGCGAGGAGGGGGTCCCACGCAGTCCCCGACAGCCCAGTGCTTGGAGGAGGAGATTGAGCAGGTGAGGACCACGTTGGCAGAGATGGAGAGTGGAGCCAACGTTCCACCATGGACAGTGGAAGCCACGGAGACCACACAGCCAGCAGGGACAGATGGCACCATAGCGAGAGCAGCTTGGGGAggctgctgtggggtgctgtgA